Part of the Phoenix dactylifera cultivar Barhee BC4 unplaced genomic scaffold, palm_55x_up_171113_PBpolish2nd_filt_p 001146F, whole genome shotgun sequence genome, atataaaaaGACTGAAATTATTCATAGCTCGAACATACAGCCACCAAGCCATTCGTCTAATAAATAAGAAAATGAGCATATTATTGTATACCTATTATGATGACTTTATGGTATCATGGGACCCAATAACTATTATTTAACAAGATCACTATTTGCATAGCTTATTTAATCTTTTATATTAAGTTTATATCTCTTATATTAATATTTCTTGATATTGCtatattttcaatttataaTACGAGCAATGAatgtattttaaaaaatatcttcttaatcttaatttttcaatttatattagTTATCCTTCGACAGGGTGGATGGTTTCCCACGCGGGAAACATGCCACAACGAAAAAGCTGAAGGTCCATCCCATCGCGATGACACGGCTGCATCTGAACGGGCTAAAAATCTATTAAAAATAGAATAGAACGAGAAGCAAGAAAACAAGGTGACAAAGAGATGGTGTCATCCTGTACTACCCTATCAAAACGCATGGTTGGATGTTCCTGCGGAATGTTTAACATTCACCTAACGAGTCCCCATACATACCATATAAGCCTACCTTATTTGTTATAATCAATTATGGTTTTTTCGTTCTGGAAAAATAAAGTCCAAAGTCCAAACTCCACACAAATTTTTCCAAGCAGTCAATGGGTTTAAAAGGCCTCCAAAGAAAGActatcttcctctctctctctgtactGTGGCTCTCATGATAAATACAAGAGGAAGCTGAAGGGGGGAGAAACAGAATACTGTAGGGAAAGAGGAGCAGAGTCTCACATAAAGCTCACTAAAACCTTATAGGATAGGAACAGAGAGGTCCTGAGTTCCAAATATTTGAGCTATCCTTTGGTTGGTTTCATGGAAACCCAAGCACAGACTCTGCCGCCAAGCCAATTGATGCCCAAAAGGTCCTCCTCTAGGTTCAGAAGGGTGTGTGTCTTCTGTGGCAGTAGCCCTGGAAACAAGCCCAGCTACCAGCTTGCTGCCATCCAGCTCGGCCATGAACTGGTCAGTCttttatccttcttcttcttgtaattATGCTTTAGAATCACCACTTGTGAGGTTAATGGTGTTAACCTCACAAGAGGAGGACAAAAGGGAGGACAGTTGGCCAAATTAGAGGATTGAATCACCAAATGTGAGCTGAGATGGTCGTCTGGAACAAAATCCATTTGGAGGattgctccttttttttttcttagaagTGGAATTGTTTATAAAAACTGATATAGGATCATGCTCTGTTTTCTGCTCATGCTTTGTTTGCAGGTGGAGAGGAACATAGACTTGGTTTATGGTGGGGGAAGTGTTGGTCTCATGGGCCTTGTCTCCCAAGCGGTCTATGATGGAGGCCGCCATGTTTTGGGgtcggtctctctctctctctctctctctcgctcgctcgctcgctcgctctctctgaGAGTCAAACAATAACTCGTCTGGTTTTTGGGTGTCTTGCAGGGTCATTCCCAAAACTCTCATGCCCCGAGAGgtatcatatatattttttccccttctttatccttttcttctctctaaATACAGTTTTACAGAAATTTTTTTCCCTCTCTGCATACAGTTCGTATCTGTTACAATACAACCATCAAGAAGTAATTCCAAAAAATAAAACTGCTCGATCGATAATTTATCGCTTCTACATAATTATCATTTAGTCTAGTTCTCTAGAGTAACTAAATAGATTTGGATATTCCAGATAACAGGAGAGACTGTAGGAGAGGTGAGAGCAGTCTCAGGCATGCACCAAAGGAAGGCCGAGATGGCTCGCCATGCGGACGCCTTCATCGCTTTGCCCGGTAAGGATCCACAAAGTGAACTTAAAAAGGGAGTCACCAGTAGGAATGATCAGTGTTGTCCTGCGCACAAGCATCCTAGTTTCGCATAACATCAACAAATCTTGGATCTGTACAGTGTATCAACTTTTTTGGCTTGTGCAATCCAGAATGCTATTTTGCTGGATCCAAAGTTCAATTCTGGAAAATATTGGCCCTCATTAACCTATGAAAGATCCTGATAGCTCAAAAGTCATCTTGATTGGATGATTATTACATCCGGATCGATGATTTGCTGAGTTTTCAGGGTCAAGTtgttacatatattttttgagGCATCAGATTGAGACTGTTTCCAAGCCAAGGCTCCAATTATGgtgttccatttttttttttaacactagTAGCTACATGTGTGAGATGCATGCCCATTACTTTaaattttgagtttttttttttttttgattaggtgGTTATGGGACCCTGGAAGAACTCCTTGAAGTGATAACCTGGGCTCAGCTGGGAATCCATGACAAGCCGGTAAGACCCCTTAATTGTTTATATTTCTTATACTTCTCACAAGCAGAAGCCCATTCATTTAAGATTTGAATAGTCTTTAGCCTCCCAATTTTTCTTCCCCTGGCTCTTCTTGCTTTGTCACACGGATATATTAATCGCCTGGTAGCTACAAAAATGGCACTGCGAATGGTAGTATATGGCCTTAATATATACGTGCGTGGGCGTTTGTTTTGGACAGGTAGGTCTGTTGAACGTTGATGGCTACTACAACTCTCTGCTGTCATTCATCGACAAGGCTGTAGATGAAGGATTTGTTACACCTGCTGCCCGCCATATCATCATCTCTGCCCAAACTGCCCATGAGTTATTATGCAAGCTGGAGGTATTTTGTTGCTCTCCCTTCCCACCAGTCTTTCATAAATTTTCCCATCCATACTTAATTTAGTTAGAaagtttttccttcttttctatcTCTTTCTTCTACAATGTATTCTTGATCACCGCAATATTTTGAAGTTATAATTTAttgttaaaatcaccacttatTTCAAAAACTTAAGCTCTAACATCATGTTAAAAATTACCACTTGTCCTAAAAACTTAAGCTAACAGAAtaagataaatttatttatatattttattttttatatttatttctcatATTTATACCTAAATCttatcatgtttttttttttaacataacgAAGATGTCAACTTTTTGATTGGTAAACAATTATTATGTCCCACTATCTGTTTGAAAGTAAAACTCTTTTCTGTATTTCTAACCATAGAATTGGCAGTAATTTATATTTAATCTTGTTGACcagatatttttctttgttttatcTATATAACAAGGAAAAATATGTATGAAAATATAAGCTAGTATACAAGCAAGCATTACTGTGTGTAAAGAAATAATATGAAATGGCTAACTTTATAAGCACTCGCCATTAGATTGTAATGGAAAAAGATTGTGTCTTAAGTTACTAACTGTATCAAGACTATTTAGAAAGATCATCttaacttgtttttttttttgggaaaaagttgaATGGGTAATGGGTCACTacaagctttttttttaaaaaaaaattaatttttatatttagaagGCTATAGTTTCTGAAAAGACAAATAAGGAATGAAACAGTTCTCAATTGTTTCATGACATGCAGGAATACATGCCGATGCACGACGGCGTTGCACCGAAGCTCAGTTGGGAGATGGAGCAGTTAGGCCACTCGCCCAAGTCGGAAATCGCCCGTTGACTAAACCGCGCACATATATTGACAAATACTCAAGCTTggtccttgtattttttttttcctttttttttaaaaaaaaatcttcctctAATCTGAATGTCCGCAAGGCATAAAGTTGTTACATATTTCGTCGtctattccttttcttttcatccGTGATGTTGAAGTAGGTCTCGTCTTCGCCTTCATTTTTGGGggtcaactttttttttattattttatgattacAATGTTACCAAAACTCACTTGTAGATACTTCTTCATCTCCCTTCCGGTCTTCCATAGcgatattaatattaatataattaatatttattatttttatattatattttatatttcatcCTACCAGCTTAATTTTTTAggataagtggtgatttcaataTGGTATGAGAGCACGCGAAGGAGATTTAGATTGGGCCCACCTAAAGGACACGTGGAGAGATAGTATTGGGGATTGCTTTGCAGTCCAAATTTTTCCAGGCCTTCTTGGGGGGTGGTGAAGACGTGGCCTTGGGCAGAACCCATGGGGATGATGAGACGTGGAGGCCGAGGTTGGTGGCTGGGATGAGTGGTTGAGGTGCGAGATTTGTGGATAAGGGGCGGCTCCATCCATGCTCGCTTGGAAGGAATCTGAGAATTTGAAGCTAAACATTGAAGAGACCAAGATGAGAAGGGTGGGGGACATGACCTTGGACTTTGTTGCCAATGCACTAGATTTTACCACCAACCTTGCCCCGACCAATTTTGACCAAAATGTTTCCGACTCTTTTTAATGCATGGTTCTCATTTTTGTTGTCATTCTTTCATAAAAGCTTCTTGCTAACAAAAGCGCCAAGTTAATAAGACAAATTAGTGTACCAGAATGTCTCTTTTTGCATAGAATTTACTTAATGAACcatattcaaaattctaatattagtagtttacAAAAATCTCTGTATGGTGATGGAAAACCATCTTGAATGTGATAATTGTTTTATGGCTCCAACATAAACTTCAATCAAAATGTGGTTTGTTATGaccttttcttttcaaaatcaaAGGATAAGATCTATGGAAATAAAAACCAATACGTTGATGTCTTGTGTTAGATTCTAGTAAAATAatattcttttcaaaaaaaatcctcAAACAATTCTAGATTTTTCCTTCACCAAATGATTCTTCAAATTATCCTTAGCAAATGCAAATATCAAGAAATACTCAATTATTCCATGCATTGTTTACAAATAttacaatttatttacaaattaTTGACAACCATGTCAAAGGAATCTATATAAATTATAAGTTACCGCTATTATATGTTGTTGATGATGGTGTTCCTTTTTTTCATCAGCATCTCTCGAATTTGATTCCATGTGAATAAATGATTGTTCGACAACCTttcatttttcatattttattggCATTCTCATTGATAATTTCCAAAGATTTTCaaacttttgatttttcttttctctctcctgaATTCCAAAACCTTTCCTCTTACCAAACACAAACTTTTGCGAGAGTTGGAACGCAGTTAGGTATACTACATATGGGATATACAATCAAGTGATGGTGAAATGATAGGAGAAAAGGACACATAACTCTAGTATCTAATGGGGAAGAAAGCTCACTTGCCTAGGTCCCTGAAATGGACATGACATAAAGAAAGAAACAGGCTTCAAACTAAATCCCCTCCGCCTCTAGATTCCAGCACACACCTGAACCCTACACTGTTGAAGGTTTGTCCCATGCCTTAAAGAGAGGAATTTTAGAGCTTCAGGGAGGGAAAGAGAAGCCAGTATCTTTCAGGCCATCAATGATTGATGCCTCGTGTCTCGGTGAGACAGGGCAAtacaatcaattgattaataggGATTTAGAGCTATGCCTAATGAGCTATGCCTCCTCTGCAATGAAATTGTGCCACCAAATATTCTAAGTTTTTTTAGCTTAGTGGAGATTAGAGAGTAAAACGCAACCTTGTGTTTCTGATTAAGCTCTTGTGTGGTTTCTTTTCAAATATAACATGTAGTAAGAGCTATTCTGTAACTATACTATCTTTTCCTCAAACCATGTAACtaacaaaatatattataattcatAGTTGCAGGGAATAGAAACACCTTTTGGTAAATGGTAGGATTAAGCTGAACTCCCACCATTAAAAGCTCTCATTTTCAAGAGATCATAATCTGATTCAGCAAGCCACCTAGTCAAATCATAACGAGTTCTGCAGCATAAGAGGATTGAGCAGGCAGCTAGAGGATTTAAACACAGAGGTTACAGCTCTCTTGCACCTAACGAAGAAGCAAACGCTGAATTATCGCCGATCGCAATAGCTAGATGTGTAATCATCTTGTTCCATTTGAATAAAAATACCGAATAGAGTGAATTGTCTAGAACAACTATGCTTTGAAATTTAATTGGCAAATTCCCATTACCTAATAGCtacagttgttttttttttttgtttttttgatgaaaatagaaaCAATTCAATTACCGGGGGTAAAGAAAATCATATGCTTTCAACCTTAAGTTCAATTGCGCCAGTACAGAGAAAATTGTCATTTCTTCCTCACAATCTTGAATCTTTCCAATTAAAACACCAAGATAAGCCAATTAGGCAGCCTCACCTTTGGAACAACAATCAGCTTCTTTTCAGCCTCGTGTACACCCATTACTCTGAGATCCATTGAAACATCTGCGAGTTCTGCTGACTCACGGAAATCACAAATTGTCCATGGTTCTTAAGCTCACTCATGAACTCATAATGTTGACTTTGAACAATAGACGATCTCTAAATGCCATAATTGTTGTTAAAGTTGATCAATGATGACAAAATGTTTCGTCAAGTGCCAACTATTGAAAAAACGAGAATTATAATTCGATTATATTAAACTGACTCATTTAGAACTATAAATATGTCTCGCTATTTTATGGTCATTCTGGCCAAAAACAATATAGACAAACCCATCTACATCATGAAgtttacaaataaaaataaaaacaagcaGAATTCCCGGCCAAAGGGAAGtgataaataattaaattaacAGAGACTTTgaaaaacactaaacataatgcaAGATAGAATACGTCAGGATTTATATAAAACCATAGATATAGAGAGGCAAGGAGAGGGGGTCAAATCACTTCTTCAACGGTGAAGTAGcctagaatatatatatatatatatatatatatatatatatatatatatatatatatatatatatatatatatatatatatatatatatatatatatatatatatatatattattcaacAACCCATATGTCTTGTGGCTCCCATTAAGCCCGAGAATTTAAGCTAGCAAAGTGATAAAAGCCAACTCCTGCCTAACCCAGTTAGCCAACAACAAAACTAGCACATAAAAGTTTACTAGTTTAGACTACCAAAGCTCACTGGCGGTAGCTGACTCTGTTCTTTTGGATAAAGTTTCAACGAGATCAGGGCTGCATCATGTGGAAGTACGGTTCTTTCAACCTTTCACCATTACTTGAAGAAGACCACAGGAAGAACCACGAGTATCTGGTCCGCGTGCCTATCCATATGCCCAAAGGTCAACGACTAGGGGACAAAAGTAGTTCATATTGTCAATACGAACACATCAGCCCATCCATTGTTATCCTTTAAAACTTTGAGACATCATCTTTTCCTACGTTTTTGTTATTCTTAAAACTTTGTGGCTCCATCTGTTCCCATGTTTCCCTGAGTGACCCGAATCCTAGCCTGTAAGATTATGATTTTCTTGTTCATTCCACTTGTAAAACAAGTTCATCTCGGCCGAGGGAGAAGGTAAAACATATAATTTTAGATGAGTAAATCTCAGTGCTTCATCACTGGAGATGTCTAAAATAGGTGAGTTCATGTGTCTAGATTGGGGACATATTCTCTTTTGTGGCAAAACATGGTTATAGTGAATGATGATAACGTAGGGAACAATCAAAACAACATCTAGAGTCCGAGTTTCATTAGAAGGTAACGAATGTGCGATGCAACGGAggagaaaaacaaagaagaggACTTGTCAGAGGTCAACTCAACGATTCCCCTTTGCACGCATGTGAGCCTCTTATTTGAGGGGAGACCTTATGAAGCCCAACACTCACAAAGTGCTCTATGGCTGCTCCTTACCCTAGCGTTTCCTATAATCATATGGCAGTGGAAGCCACTTATCACTAAAGCACCCTCCTGCTGCTTTGCCACTTCCTCATGTTACATGGCATGAGCTCTTATAAAACTTCTCCATAGCCGTTGCTCTTCTCTTGCAATGTCGAAAAGGTGACTATTTTCAACCTCACATTGAGCTCCATGTGACAACTTGGGCAATGCCTCAGTGACTCTGAAGAATCTAAGGAAGGTGAACTTTAGTGTTGGCATCTAAATGCGCTTAGATATTTAAATCCAAGTCTTTTTGGCCGTGCCACTCATCTATATACCCAAGCCTAGTCTTGGCTTATTTGTGAAAGTAACTTTTGCAGCAATTGGCACCATCCAAATGGCTTGATCTCTACTGGTGCTCCTTCGACATCCATAGCACTGAATGAGAACATGACCTCTGATGACAATGGACGGTGACAAAGGACTCGTAAAAGCCAATGCCTGGAATGAGGCTAGCTAGCCATGGCTACAGTGCTCAGGCCATCTTTGTGATGGAAGGAGTCCATAAAGAAGTCATCAAATGAACTGTGAAGATAGCATTCAATGAATCATTATGTTTTGAGGGAAGACCTCAGCATTTGGCTATATTTATGATGAAAGGTCTGAATGTTCTCAATTTGCGAAGGTCAACACAGAAGTGAAAGTGTCACACTACTTGGACAAGTGCATCCCCTACAACCACGATGGAGGAGACATCCCTAACCTTTTGAAAAGCATGAACTCCAATACCAGTTCGTAAGAAAGCCCCTTTTTCTTgaaacaattatttttttaacctCCTAGAATTCTAGTCCTGCAGTCTATGAAAGTCCTTTCACTACTCAGAGAAGCACAATTCACGGTGGAGAGGAA contains:
- the LOC103703883 gene encoding cytokinin riboside 5'-monophosphate phosphoribohydrolase LOG1-like — protein: METQAQTLPPSQLMPKRSSSRFRRVCVFCGSSPGNKPSYQLAAIQLGHELVERNIDLVYGGGSVGLMGLVSQAVYDGGRHVLGVIPKTLMPREITGETVGEVRAVSGMHQRKAEMARHADAFIALPGGYGTLEELLEVITWAQLGIHDKPVGLLNVDGYYNSLLSFIDKAVDEGFVTPAARHIIISAQTAHELLCKLEEYMPMHDGVAPKLSWEMEQLGHSPKSEIAR